The sequence below is a genomic window from Hydractinia symbiolongicarpus strain clone_291-10 chromosome 10, HSymV2.1, whole genome shotgun sequence.
TCCAGAAAACACTTTTGTCATAAAGAAATGCAAAATACCTGTTCACGATCAACCGTGATGATTTTGTGGGGCTTATGTGACGCGATCTCTACTGCATGTTTAACTAAGGGTTCGTACGGTAACACGCGATTAGGTTCTAAACCGCACGATGCCGTCACCATAACAACCggctaaaagaaagaaaaaagtgtgTTACCCAACGAATAAAGATGCtaataaaaatagcaaatacaaaaaaatagacAAACCTCAGCATCATCGATACGCCTTGCTAATTCTTTGGGTGCAAATCCACCAAACACGACGGAATGTACGGCACCGACTCTTGCGCAACCATACATTGCTATAATAGCCTACCGAGaattaataaacttttttgaaacaaaaaagttaGTAATTCTTTGAACACAATGTAAAGACCGGCTACCGTCTTATGGGATAGAGATGTACAAACCTCAGGAATCATCGGCATGTAAATTATCACTCGGTCGCCTTTTTGGACGCCATTGTTGATAAGGACTCTTGCGAATTTCGATGCCTGTAACAAAGAAAGCAATCATGCTAaacaattgataaaaaaaacaaggtaGGACTTTTCCATGAAAATCTATGCTTGCAatattttactttactttagaAGATAAAAGTAAGTGATAATCCCGAGCAACGTTTGAGATTATTGCGTTGTTTTTACTTGTAATATTGACTGAAATAGCACtaattatattattttgattttttaataaacttatgCCGTTACAAACAAAATACTTACAAAAAGTAACAAAGAAAGCATTCCTGAACATACTTTTAAAAAGTCTCTTTTAATCGTTCATTTCGCGGAACACACCTTTTTTCGCAGAGGGCCCTTTTCAAAACATTTCGTGAAAGacagtttttaaacatttcccGGGACAAAATATTTCTCAGATTGCCCTTTCAAAAATTTTGCCGACCGCACACAATTATCATACCTGTTCTTTCAAGTAATCATACGTAAAAGCACGCTTTGTTTCAGTGACAGGACTGTCATAGATCAACGCTTTGTCGTCACCAAACCCATTTGCCACGTGAACATCCAGCCCTTCGTAACACGTGTTCATTTCACCTCCCACAAACCTGAAACATGAATGTGTTAGCGCAACATGAATGTGTTAGTGTAACATTTCCTAATTGTCTTCGTTAATCTTAGGAGAAATTTGGTTGCTCCCAACAAGtttcaaatatttaaatgttCCAGGTGACTGACCTTTTCGAAGTTTTCAGCAAGCACTCCGAAAAAGTCCGAACATGTATTGctcaaaaatgaaacaacaaAGTCAAAACTCCTCTTATATATCATAAATGATCACACTGTTAGAAAAAAGAAGTGCCAAaaggtgttttttttatatccgtTATTAGTGACGAACTCTTTACGTAATGACATTATAGATAGAATGCAAACATACATAAAAGTAGAAGCACGCTGCACTCTTGAAACTTGAATATGAAATTCATAGAAAAAAAACGCTTAACAAACGTACCATTTGGTGAATGGAGGATTCGAGTTGTCGAGTACTCGTTCGTACTTCTTAAACCAGTTTATATCCTGTGCCAGTTCTTCCCAAAACTCTTCAGGTGTTTCAACACTTCTACGAAAATGTGTTTCATAATGATGTCTGCAGGAACAAGAAAATGTTCGAGAAGCTTGAAAAAGCGTCTTTTGTCCCGCTTTCCAAGCTCTTCTTAAATTTCTAATTGAAAATTGTCTGCCTGCGAACAACATTGTATTCTAACCTAAAAGTTAAAAGTTAAGCACTAGATAACATTCATATGGCTTTTGTTTACGCAGAAAAAGTTCAACTTTTCCATCCTATGCAATTTATACCCCATTTTCAACgtgcaaaaaaaactttcgttTGATCACGGGAGCAATTATTCTTCGTGCTAGTTATCAGTCATAGTCCAAAACCACTATTGATGTGAAAGCTGAATAAAGTACGTTCTGCAAGACCTCATCAGAGCTACTGTACCAGTTAAAACGCACAGTGTAACAAGCCAAGACACCCGCATTAGCTATTATTTATATCCGAAATACTTTTTGACGCTGTCTTGTTGGATTTTTTCACAGGGCTCGTCGACCAGGCCAGATGAGCAGCGTTCACACATACTGGTCAAGAAAGGTTGACTTTCAGATAATAGAGTTGGTAAAAATGCAATTTATATATACTGATATATGATCTATTAATATACAAAACCAAAGttatgaaaataaatatatacccTATACCTTATCAATAAAAAAGACAGTAACAAGTTCCAAATTTTGactaaatgagaaaaaaaatttttacggGTTAAAATTTCTTTCGACATTTTTTTTTACCGACGAAATGATGTTATCCACTTTGTCTCTACACAAGATTTTACGCTAATtgtcttttccttttttaaggCTTTGGGAACCAAAAACGTTTATAAAATTAGACCATTAATTCTCCTTTCTGATGAAAATTATTGTTATATCAGAAGCAGAATTTATTAATTTCCTTTTTCatctatttttatttgaaacatcGCTTGCTTTGAGGAAAAAAGTGTTATATATCAATTCTTTTAAGAATTGGTCAATAAAAAAAAGCTTTGTGCAGGTCACTAATATTCTTGCCCgctaaaaatttgtttacagaCTTTTTTACTGATAACGTAAACGAGATTATTGTGGTCTAACTAACAGGAGTCGACGTCTTCATAAGTTTCGTCATAAAATTTGAATCTTGATGTTATATTTATCAACTACAGATTGCGGTAAACAAAAAACTGGGTTCACTTCTTCTATGTCTTTACGACTGTATCCTAGCAACGATAAACCAGCCACGCCAAATAAGGTGTGAAACGGATCAACCTAGAAAATAAAGTTACACGTTTAATGAAAATATAGAGAAGTTCTATTACAACGTAGCATCCACCACAAACAAAACTATAATTTTAAGTAAAAACTCTTTTGTTTACAATTAATCGATAAAATCAACATAAAATCAACATCATTAAATTCATGTTTGCATAAATACCACTCTCCACCGGGAATGAATTTAGCGcagaatttattatttcacttaAATATACACctattttcaatatttcaaaACCAAAATTCtttatctaaaatattttcagcACATTTTAGTAACAGAATCTCACAAAAATCCATActattaaaaaagaagaaataaccGCACAAATACGTTTACCATAGTCTATTGGTTAAAACCAGAAAGACGTACCATGTTTCCAGGTCGGTCCGATATTCCACCAGTTTCTTCGTCTTGAGAAGCCATTATAAAATTTGCTAGCTTATCCTAGTAGTAAAGTATTTCAAATCATAAAGTCGAATTATAAAAAGCATCAAATATAAATCTTGTGTTCTAATGCAATAAGAATGTCCATTCGATAAAAATATGTATTAAGTCCAGACATTtacctatatttttttttagctattttcgcctaaaacttttaaacttattttaaccTTGGATTAACCTAAGAATTGAAACAAACTGTAAAATAAATGAACGCACAGTTATTTGAGAGCAGTTCTAAAATTTAATTCTTgccaatatttaaaaaatatctgcAGCTAATCTAATTTCTGATATATGATTGTTTTCATGTCCCGAAAATTCCTAATTGGGGATTTTTCTTTGGGGGGTGAAACAAGACTATGATAAGCAAAAAGGTTTGTAAAGCACACActaagataattaaaaaacacaATATGAAAACAGTTCGCACGTTTTCTTTTTCAAgtgaaaaaaactataaaaataaagtgaCTGTCAAATTAGGCGTATTTAACCGAACCGTTACCCTATCGGGGGAAAAACCCTGCGTTCAAGTTAATCGGAGAGAATTATTAGTCGATGAGAAAAAATAGCAGGTGAAAATTTTAGTCACCAATGCATGGAATTAGTCAATTTCACCCTACTAAAGCTGAGTCCTagacaaaaagaaaaactattTAATTGTTAGGATAGAAAATATTGCGGTGTAATACCTTCTTTGTTATCTTtccctcttttttaattaattcaatCATACTATGAATCAATTGATAaccataaaaaaaatccaaaacaacAGAACAAGATATTACCTTGTCTATCCATTCGATTTTACCAAGCACTCTCAACGATGCTAGAACCCACCATGAATAGCAAACATCGGGTAGCTTCTCTGGTCTACCGTTCAAACCACCCGAGGGTAGTTGTCGTTCACATAACCACCAACCCAGCAGGTCAGGATTTATGAGATGCAATGAGTTAGTTATAGAGAGTACACCAACACAGCAGTAGATCTGAAGAGAAGGAAAAACAAAACTATGACATAAAATTACTCAATAAAACATGGTCTTTTACGTTTTGGTGGCTACACTGTACGCTTTTACTACTTTAATGGTAGAAACTTTCCACAGGGATAaagttttacttttatttattcgctatttgaatatttaaaactttctaGAGATCTGAGATTGCACGCCGGGTAAAGTAATAATTGTACTAACTGTGCTGTCCCCTGCTGCTCTCAAGTCATtgacttttttgtaaaataattttcctaaaaatttatttacagaaatgtttctattattactattattattattacttaaAATTCCTGTCCCTAAAGAATTTTGGTTCCTATTTTTAGACAATAAAGTGGACAAATTAAgtacactagtcgttagcccatggaaaatcgacgggttcgcccgtcctttttataccgcattgcgtgcttctcgctattgcacagttaagctaccattttgcgtgacagacagacggacagacggacggacagacgtatacgggtattataatatggattttcatagaaaaaaataacaccaaaactttgaaaaaattaaatcaaaatggAAAGGCTGAATACAAGAAATGTGAAACTATTAATTATTCCTTATGACATTTGATTTCCTTTCATGTATAACAAACGTTTGATACCTAACACTACCCTTTTACTGCTTCTTATTCCTTATGATTAATAAAAACATGCATCAAAGATATCTTTAAACCTTCTGTAATAAAAGCCATTTTGGTGCTCCGCATAAATCCGATATTAAGGCACAACAAGGAAACCGTATCATAGAGGTGCGATGAGAGAATAACACAGATTCGccagaatatattttttagccCTGTGCAATAAAAAAAACCTTGGTAAAGCTTCCTAAATTAGACTAAGTGTGGTTTGCAGCATAAAGCCAGTTCTTGTCTAAAATATATAACATTGAAGCTAGATCTAAAACTTACTTGTCCAGCATGTGACTCTGAACCTGGAGTACATCCAAAACCTCCATCAAAATTCATGCAACGTATAACATATTCTACAGCTTTTACAACATCTACGCGATCCAATTTACcctgaaaacaaaacatttttacacaaatttttGATGACACAAGGGAGTCAAagcttcatttttttattcttaattttattttttaacaatactcACCATTATTTTCAGGGATGCTAAGGCACAAAACGAAAATCTGCTATCAATCTCtcctaagaaataaaaaacagtgtTCTATGTATGTTCATATAGAAAGTAGTTACTAAATTTGCTGTCTTTGGGTTTCCATTCCTAGCTGGCCTTTTTTTCTCCAACACACAGAAATGTTTTGAAGCATTACGCTAACTTTGAAGTTTGACAATATAAAACTTTGAGAAAATCTAATTTTGTCACAAAGCCCCTTGATTACAAGGGGCACAAAAGATTTTCAATGTAAAAACTTCTAAAGAATTTAgatatttatcaaattttaaataattggtTCAGTGTGTATGATATTAAAGGGAAAAAAGAACAACAACTCTTTTAGGTGAAATATATTTACGACGTTTTGGCCGTACGACGGCCTTTATCAAGTACAAAGTTCAACAAGAGAGTTAACTAAGAGAGCAAAACAGAGAGAAAACAAAATCAACTAGTGATAAAAATTACCCCATTTATCACCGTAAAACGAACCATCAGGTTGTTGAAGACTTGCAATAAAATTTGACACTTTTTCTTTGTCCAATTCTTCTAGCTCGTCAAACAAGGCGTGTATCTAAGATGcaaagcaaaaaacaaaattaaaaagttctAATGAAGAGAATAATGGCattatcagtaaaaaaaaatttattatttttgtaaaatgtttttttaactaatGATACAAAGTACCAGAATAATCAAACGTTTGATTAACTGGCTTAAATACTGAACATATTCTAATATTGAAAGACTGAAGTCTCTACCAGCCAATTAAATTACTCTAATGTTTCTGCCTAAAAAGATGAACCTAAAATGATTCAAAACTTTACATTAAAACTTGATGTGTAATTGATATGTAACTGCATACTGGAATATTTTAATAGCATTTAGTGTGAATTCAAATCTGGGAAATAATCCAGTTTTTTGACGTTCCTAGGAAAGAAAAAAACCTAGAAAAAAAGGTTGCAGAgttaaatattgctaaaaattTGTGCCAGAATCCAGAATAAAAAACTGCAAACAAGCTAGCTATTTTTGCTGATGTCTAAAGTGAATTTTATACTTATTTAAGAAAAAGTTATGAACAAgtcaataaaaagtaaaatgcGAAATAATGAATTTTcgtctttgtttaaaaaatgcgaaattaaaGACTGCAAATTTTAGACTTATAGTACATTGATTTTATTCCAAGGACTTTCTTCCGTCTTACTTTTCTTCACTTCAGATACTACATAAACCAACCACTATAAGATAGAGCTGGGTAGAAAAAAGATAATTTGCGAGACCTTGCTTCTATTCTAGAACATTACGGTATACATGATATTATCGAGTTTTAAAACAAATCATTTCTTACAACTAACCTGTATGGCACTAAGAGTGTATAAAAGATGTGCATCATGCTGAGCACTTGCACTGTAGCCACCTGAATCATGTTGACATTCCTGAACAAACtccattatactttttttatccaTTGAATCTAATCTCTTCATTAAAGCCATTGCAGTCAAACCCCAGTAAACACCACTCATACGTAAGTATTCAGTCATAATGTATTCCTAACATGAAAAAAATGCTACTTTGAAATGATTATAAAGACCTGTATTGTAACTGATACCATAATTATAAAATCATCAAAGGGACATTAGCAAAACAAACAACACCGGATTCAATTCAtgcacaattttaaataaatgcaaaCAGGATTGACAATTACATAGTAACTATCGAAGCAGATAATATATACCATTTTCTATGTTTGTATTATTTAAGGAACAAACATGCATAATTGGCATGCAAATCATACCCAAGTTTTTGTATGGTTTGATGTTTACAATTGAATTTACAATTTACATTATGAAGCAAGTAAAGATTATGTTGTgcttttgtttagaacaattcACATTctttattgtatttgttaatttcatttttgttgttgctgcatCTTGTTCACCCTAAATAGTTGTGCGTGAAGAAATGACAGTACAGTCCTAGATCCAACCTACAAAAAATCA
It includes:
- the LOC130612704 gene encoding geranylgeranyl transferase type-2 subunit beta-like; translation: MGTPIKDIKIPENAPNNILLDKHIEFIKTYEESNKYEYIMTEYLRMSGVYWGLTAMALMKRLDSMDKKSIMEFVQECQHDSGGYSASAQHDAHLLYTLSAIQIHALFDELEELDKEKVSNFIASLQQPDGSFYGDKWGEIDSRFSFCALASLKIMGKLDRVDVVKAVEYVIRCMNFDGGFGCTPGSESHAGQIYCCVGVLSITNSLHLINPDLLGWWLCERQLPSGGLNGRPEKLPDVCYSWWVLASLRVLGKIEWIDKDKLANFIMASQDEETGGISDRPGNMVDPFHTLFGVAGLSLLGYSRKDIEEVNPVFCLPQSVVDKYNIKIQIL